One stretch of Paenibacillus sp. FSL R5-0341 DNA includes these proteins:
- a CDS encoding Gfo/Idh/MocA family oxidoreductase, with translation MLTVGYIGNGKSTNRYHLPFALNHDHVKVKTIYARNLDKTEWDRVPDVQYTSDLDVLMNDDEIQLVVVCTHPESHFDYAKTALDHGKNVLVEKPFMLDKKQAEDIFQYAKERNLIVECFQNRRYDSNFLTTQKVIESGKLGELLEVEMHYDYYRPEIPNNTNHFSKYNSYLYGHASHTLDQAISYYGKPERVHYDVRQLLGEGRMNDYFDLDLYYGTLKVSIKSSFFRLKPRPCAIVYGKKGVFVKETEDRQEEHLKLFHLPKGHPDFGIDLPQHYGTLTYMDDEGVYHEEKVVSEKGDYTRVYDALYQAIVHDKEKVVKDEETLAVMEILEKGIEACR, from the coding sequence ATGCTTACAGTTGGATACATTGGCAATGGCAAAAGCACAAATCGATATCATCTTCCTTTCGCGTTGAACCACGATCATGTGAAGGTAAAAACAATATATGCCCGTAACCTGGATAAAACGGAATGGGATCGAGTACCAGATGTACAATACACGAGTGATCTTGATGTCTTGATGAATGACGATGAGATTCAGCTGGTTGTTGTATGTACGCATCCAGAATCACACTTTGATTATGCCAAGACAGCACTGGATCACGGTAAAAATGTGCTTGTTGAGAAACCCTTCATGTTGGACAAGAAGCAAGCTGAAGACATTTTCCAGTACGCCAAGGAGAGAAATCTAATTGTCGAATGTTTTCAAAACAGACGTTATGATTCGAACTTCCTGACCACACAAAAGGTAATCGAATCCGGAAAACTTGGAGAGTTACTGGAAGTAGAAATGCATTATGATTACTATCGTCCTGAAATCCCAAACAACACCAACCATTTTTCCAAATACAACAGTTATCTGTATGGACATGCCAGCCACACGCTTGATCAAGCCATATCCTATTATGGTAAGCCGGAACGCGTTCATTATGATGTCCGTCAGTTGCTGGGCGAAGGCAGAATGAATGATTACTTTGATCTCGATCTGTATTATGGAACGTTAAAAGTATCTATTAAATCGAGTTTCTTCCGTTTAAAACCTCGGCCATGTGCGATCGTTTATGGTAAAAAAGGGGTGTTTGTCAAAGAAACGGAGGATCGTCAGGAAGAGCATCTAAAGTTATTCCACTTGCCTAAGGGTCATCCTGACTTCGGAATCGACCTGCCACAACATTATGGGACCTTAACGTACATGGATGATGAGGGTGTGTACCATGAGGAGAAAGTCGTTTCCGAAAAAGGAGATTATACCCGTGTGTATGACGCTCTCTATCAAGCCATCGTCCATGACAAGGAGAAAGTCGTCAAAGACGAAGAAACGTTAGCTGTTATGGAAATCCTTGAAAAAGGGATTGAAGCCTGCCGCTAA
- a CDS encoding AraC family transcriptional regulator, whose translation MVKQLYEDILYSDVSFPYIMYTHTRHASIPEGRGFNDLHWHEDLQITLVTKGKLVIQINGIDHTLETGQAILINKRILHITTELTHDGQYVSFNFPEKLLAFHVDSAMEKNYVLPYTNSSLVSLVIKKDSEWETQILDMLWDMRETFNAEKKWGWEYEISIKTVQLWFVLISNISVPSGETPRSEKRQQERLQLMLSFIHQNYAHPVTLREIADVAHLSISECTRCFKKTAHMTPYEYLIKYRIKKSKDLLLSTNDTVTEIAEKVGFNHVNHFIQSFRKHEEKTPKEFRCSPYPDSHA comes from the coding sequence ATGGTGAAGCAACTTTATGAGGATATTTTGTATTCCGATGTTTCGTTTCCCTATATCATGTACACACATACACGTCATGCAAGTATCCCCGAAGGCAGAGGCTTCAACGATCTGCATTGGCACGAAGATCTACAGATCACATTAGTCACGAAAGGTAAGCTGGTTATTCAAATTAACGGAATTGATCATACATTGGAAACGGGTCAGGCGATCCTGATCAACAAGAGAATTCTTCATATCACAACAGAGCTTACACATGATGGTCAATATGTTAGTTTCAATTTTCCAGAAAAGCTATTAGCCTTTCATGTAGACAGTGCAATGGAAAAAAATTATGTACTGCCTTATACCAATTCTTCTTTGGTTTCGCTTGTGATTAAAAAAGATTCGGAGTGGGAAACACAGATATTAGACATGCTTTGGGATATGAGGGAGACATTTAATGCAGAGAAAAAATGGGGATGGGAATATGAAATTTCAATTAAAACGGTACAGTTATGGTTTGTATTAATATCCAATATTTCAGTTCCTTCCGGAGAAACCCCAAGAAGCGAGAAGCGTCAGCAGGAAAGATTACAGTTAATGCTCAGTTTTATCCATCAAAATTACGCTCATCCGGTCACGCTTCGTGAGATTGCTGATGTAGCACATTTGAGCATTTCAGAGTGTACCCGATGTTTTAAGAAAACGGCTCACATGACACCATACGAGTATTTGATCAAATACCGAATCAAGAAGAGCAAAGATCTCTTATTATCGACGAATGATACAGTAACCGAGATTGCGGAAAAAGTAGGCTTTAATCACGTGAACCACTTTATCCAGTCTTTCAGAAAGCACGAAGAAAAAACACCGAAAGAGTTTCGGTGCTCTCCATACCCTGATAGTCATGCATAA
- a CDS encoding SDR family NAD(P)-dependent oxidoreductase translates to MDKTKVWFITGAGRGMGTTIAKAALNAGHKVVATGRNHDAVVRAIGDSENVIVVPLDVCQPADAHSAVKAAIEQFGAIDVLVNNAAHFCGGYFEELTPDQIEHQLQVALVGSMHVTRAILPVMRTQRSGHVISISSGAGISGFEFNSAYSAAKFALEGWMEALTPEVAPFGIYTTIVNPGFFRTEFLTDTSSTFAKPSIEDYDDRRAGHLEFFNNQNGQQPGDPKKLANALLQIANEAQPPQRFIAGADAIDIAEQKIADLQLQINAYRDLSRSMAYDD, encoded by the coding sequence ATGGATAAGACAAAGGTATGGTTTATTACTGGCGCTGGTCGAGGTATGGGCACAACTATTGCGAAGGCTGCTTTAAATGCTGGACACAAGGTTGTGGCTACCGGCCGGAATCACGATGCGGTGGTTCGTGCGATCGGTGATTCCGAGAATGTAATAGTTGTCCCGTTAGATGTTTGCCAGCCTGCAGATGCACATTCCGCAGTCAAAGCGGCAATTGAACAGTTCGGGGCAATCGATGTACTCGTAAATAATGCGGCACATTTCTGTGGAGGGTATTTTGAGGAACTGACCCCTGATCAGATTGAACATCAGCTACAGGTGGCGTTGGTTGGTTCCATGCACGTTACCCGGGCCATATTACCTGTGATGCGCACCCAACGTTCAGGACATGTTATCTCGATCTCTTCGGGCGCTGGCATTTCAGGATTTGAGTTTAATTCGGCCTATAGTGCAGCGAAATTTGCGCTTGAGGGATGGATGGAGGCACTGACTCCTGAGGTAGCTCCATTCGGTATTTATACGACTATAGTCAATCCCGGATTTTTCCGAACAGAATTTCTTACCGATACATCCTCGACTTTCGCTAAGCCCTCGATTGAGGACTATGATGATCGGAGAGCTGGTCATCTGGAATTTTTCAATAATCAAAACGGGCAGCAGCCTGGAGATCCAAAAAAACTTGCCAATGCTCTCCTTCAAATTGCAAACGAGGCCCAACCGCCGCAACGCTTCATTGCAGGAGCCGACGCGATCGACATTGCAGAGCAAAAAATTGCTGATCTGCAGCTCCAGATCAATGCTTACCGTGATCTGTCGAGGTCCATGGCATATGACGACTAA
- a CDS encoding DMT family transporter, protein MKDNKLSLLFHPYVLLFIAILSVSVSSIMIKSSDTPTAIAGMYRLYISAIIMLPFIPWKTIRFLKMNSKDWITVFLAGLLLGLYFLFWMESLVYTSVASSMVILALQPLFVMIGSYFMFKERASIPTVLCLITALFGSVIIAWGDIGVSREALIGDGLSLIGTILVSAYMLVGQKVSRKIDANIYSVVVFIIGGSVLLVYSLWNNLSLTNYESSDWMYFLLLAIIPTIFGQYIFNLLLKSIGATTVSVGIIGEPVLAIMLAYLLLGETISPFQFIGGLITLSGMLMYFGLKSYHIQLPKFLRFNRFRKLG, encoded by the coding sequence GTGAAAGATAATAAATTGTCGCTGCTTTTTCATCCTTATGTATTGCTTTTTATCGCCATTTTGTCGGTATCCGTCTCTTCAATCATGATCAAATCTTCGGATACTCCGACCGCTATAGCCGGTATGTACAGGCTGTATATATCAGCCATTATTATGCTTCCGTTTATCCCTTGGAAAACGATTCGTTTCTTAAAAATGAATTCAAAGGATTGGATTACAGTTTTTCTGGCTGGCCTGCTGCTGGGTCTATATTTCTTGTTTTGGATGGAATCGCTGGTATATACCTCTGTGGCTAGTTCCATGGTCATTCTAGCGCTGCAACCTTTGTTTGTGATGATCGGGTCATACTTTATGTTTAAGGAAAGAGCAAGTATACCTACCGTGCTATGTTTGATTACCGCCCTATTCGGTTCGGTGATTATCGCCTGGGGAGATATTGGCGTGTCAAGAGAAGCTCTGATCGGAGACGGTCTGTCACTGATAGGAACCATACTGGTGTCGGCGTATATGCTGGTGGGACAGAAAGTGAGTCGGAAAATCGACGCTAATATATATAGTGTTGTTGTCTTTATTATTGGCGGAAGTGTCCTGCTGGTCTACAGTTTATGGAATAACCTTTCTTTGACCAATTACGAATCATCCGATTGGATGTACTTCCTTCTACTTGCGATCATCCCCACCATTTTTGGTCAATACATTTTCAATCTACTGCTCAAATCCATTGGGGCAACAACGGTTTCTGTAGGCATTATCGGTGAACCTGTTCTGGCCATTATGCTGGCTTATCTACTGTTGGGAGAAACCATCTCTCCTTTTCAATTCATAGGCGGATTAATTACGTTGTCAGGCATGCTGATGTACTTTGGGCTGAAATCTTACCATATCCAACTGCCCAAGTTCCTGCGCTTTAATCGATTTAGAAAATTAGGATAA
- a CDS encoding extradiol dioxygenase, whose protein sequence is MSQKIWMNLPVKDVVKSTTFFNAIGFHGENVGNERAQLVIGSTTILLFPDATFEKFTGAKIADTSQSAEVIFSIGADSREEVDAFIQKVEIAGGTIFGKPGEIDGWMYGAGFADLDGHRWNLLYMDESKMPKG, encoded by the coding sequence ATGTCACAAAAAATCTGGATGAACCTGCCGGTGAAAGATGTTGTGAAATCCACTACCTTTTTCAATGCGATTGGATTCCATGGGGAGAATGTTGGTAACGAGAGAGCCCAGCTTGTCATAGGTTCAACAACGATTCTGCTGTTTCCGGATGCAACGTTCGAGAAATTTACAGGTGCCAAAATTGCAGATACTTCCCAAAGCGCAGAAGTCATATTTTCCATTGGCGCTGACAGCAGAGAAGAAGTTGATGCATTTATTCAAAAAGTAGAGATTGCTGGAGGAACCATCTTTGGCAAGCCAGGTGAAATAGACGGCTGGATGTACGGCGCGGGATTTGCCGACCTGGACGGTCACCGCTGGAACCTGTTGTATATGGATGAGAGCAAAATGCCCAAAGGCTAA
- a CDS encoding LysR family transcriptional regulator: MEIRVLRYFLTVAREGSITRAADFLHVTQPTLSRQLKDLEQELGKKLFIRSSYSVILTDEGMLLRNRAEEIVGMVDKLEAEFESMEETISGDIYIGGGETEAMKQIARVAKDVQNEYPNIRYHLYSGNEDDVTERLDKGLLDFGILIQPADVSKYNYINFSDKDVWGVVMRKESPLASRDTIQSTDLLHLPLICSRQSMKQTFSKNEFADWFGEDFDKLNVVTTYNLAYNAAIMVEEGIGYALTLDKIVNTSSESDLCFRPLEPRLESGLNMVWKKHQVFSTAADLFLKEIQAKFQNSL; encoded by the coding sequence ATGGAGATTAGAGTATTGCGTTATTTTCTTACGGTCGCCAGAGAAGGAAGCATTACTCGTGCTGCTGATTTCTTGCATGTTACGCAGCCAACCCTATCCAGACAATTAAAAGATCTTGAACAAGAGCTGGGAAAAAAATTATTTATTCGCAGTAGTTACAGTGTTATTCTCACGGATGAAGGTATGCTCTTAAGAAATAGAGCTGAAGAAATTGTGGGTATGGTCGATAAATTGGAGGCAGAATTTGAATCCATGGAAGAAACCATAAGTGGAGATATTTATATAGGCGGTGGAGAAACCGAAGCCATGAAACAGATTGCAAGGGTGGCAAAAGACGTGCAGAATGAATATCCCAATATACGCTATCATCTATACAGCGGGAACGAAGATGATGTAACTGAACGGCTTGACAAGGGGCTTCTTGATTTTGGTATTCTAATCCAGCCAGCGGATGTCTCCAAATATAACTATATTAATTTCTCTGACAAGGATGTTTGGGGAGTTGTTATGAGAAAAGAAAGTCCACTCGCCTCCAGAGATACGATTCAATCTACAGACTTATTACATCTTCCACTGATCTGTTCACGACAGTCAATGAAGCAGACGTTTTCAAAAAATGAGTTTGCGGACTGGTTTGGTGAAGATTTTGACAAATTAAACGTCGTTACTACCTACAATCTTGCATATAATGCTGCCATTATGGTTGAAGAAGGCATTGGTTATGCATTAACACTTGATAAAATAGTGAATACGTCTAGTGAAAGCGACCTTTGTTTCAGACCCCTAGAGCCGAGACTTGAATCTGGCTTGAATATGGTTTGGAAAAAACATCAGGTCTTTTCGACTGCTGCGGATTTGTTTTTAAAAGAAATTCAGGCAAAATTTCAAAATTCGCTATAA
- a CDS encoding MATE family efflux transporter gives MDAENLHYFEKAPIAKAVAHFAVPMMLGTSMSVIYSILNAYFLGTLGNTAMLTALALTLPLFAVIMALGNLIGIGSGTFISRLLGEKKIDDLKHVSSFAFYSSLVLGLIVIAVGLPLIEPIVHGLGATPESFGFTKDYVTVMLIGSPFVILFFTLENIVRSEGSAITSMIGMILSVVVNIILDALFIFVFHWGVIGVASATVISNLVASAFYAFHMSYKSQFLTVSLKWFKVTKDILSNVFKIGVPVFVMSVFLGAMSLILNLFLSEYGDQAIAGYGISSRLLQFPEFILMGLCEGVVPLIAFSFTANKLRMKQTIGFTIKSIMGLAVVFGVIVYLISDHLIGLFTTDPQLIEMGSYILHVTFLSLFITGMTSLFMGIFQATAQGTAAFIMSIIQGITLIPVLYIANQTNGFHGVIWSLVIADAVAFLVGAIMLYVLRNKLQPDLEHLVQ, from the coding sequence ATGGATGCAGAAAACCTCCATTACTTTGAAAAAGCACCAATCGCCAAAGCCGTAGCCCACTTTGCTGTTCCAATGATGCTAGGCACCTCAATGAGTGTCATCTATTCCATCTTGAATGCCTATTTCCTTGGCACACTGGGGAATACAGCAATGTTAACCGCACTCGCACTAACGTTGCCGTTATTTGCGGTCATTATGGCGCTTGGCAACTTAATTGGCATCGGCAGCGGTACATTCATCTCTCGTTTGTTAGGTGAGAAAAAGATTGATGATCTGAAGCATGTATCCTCATTTGCCTTTTACAGCAGCTTAGTTCTCGGACTTATCGTGATTGCCGTGGGCCTCCCATTGATCGAGCCAATCGTTCATGGGCTGGGGGCAACGCCTGAGTCCTTCGGATTTACGAAAGACTATGTCACGGTTATGCTGATTGGTTCACCATTTGTCATATTATTCTTCACGCTGGAGAATATTGTGCGCTCAGAAGGTTCAGCAATCACGTCGATGATCGGCATGATTCTCAGTGTTGTCGTGAATATTATTCTCGATGCGCTGTTCATCTTTGTCTTCCATTGGGGCGTGATTGGCGTTGCATCTGCTACCGTCATCTCCAACTTGGTTGCGAGTGCATTTTACGCATTCCATATGAGTTATAAGAGTCAATTCTTAACCGTCTCCCTGAAATGGTTCAAGGTGACGAAGGACATCCTGAGCAATGTGTTCAAAATCGGTGTTCCCGTCTTTGTTATGAGTGTTTTCTTGGGTGCGATGTCGCTTATTCTTAACCTTTTTCTTAGCGAATATGGCGATCAGGCTATAGCGGGGTATGGAATTTCATCACGTTTATTGCAATTTCCCGAGTTTATTCTGATGGGCTTGTGCGAGGGAGTCGTGCCGTTAATTGCCTTCTCATTCACAGCAAACAAATTACGCATGAAGCAAACCATTGGATTTACGATTAAATCTATTATGGGGTTGGCCGTCGTGTTCGGCGTTATCGTCTATCTGATCTCCGACCACTTGATTGGTTTATTTACGACTGACCCACAATTAATAGAAATGGGTAGCTACATTCTTCATGTGACCTTCTTATCTTTGTTCATTACAGGAATGACTTCTTTGTTTATGGGGATCTTCCAAGCAACAGCCCAAGGAACCGCCGCGTTTATAATGTCCATCATTCAAGGAATTACGCTAATTCCTGTATTGTATATCGCTAATCAAACAAACGGCTTTCATGGAGTGATCTGGTCACTTGTCATTGCTGATGCCGTCGCGTTCCTTGTTGGTGCCATCATGCTATATGTTTTGCGAAACAAATTGCAGCCGGATCTGGAACATTTGGTACAGTAA
- a CDS encoding TetR/AcrR family transcriptional regulator C-terminal domain-containing protein — translation MKKQQPQISEDKILETSWELLAEEGIEKFSMRRLADKLGIQAPSLYWYFKSKQTLYQRLANQISKIILDEFQSEGDWKEQMEGLAITVRSVLSRYPCSTQLMMMTLPHEPDMIRFTNRMLLCMESTPLEQEQKLQAVLTLVNYVFYFVLDDYQHQRNISAVLKDQEALQGEEMINLLDSMSEKEAGLFSRMYNNGLFEVMGTDGAFEFGLKLILLGIEQVIKEEEK, via the coding sequence ATGAAAAAACAACAGCCTCAGATTTCGGAAGATAAGATTTTGGAAACTTCGTGGGAGCTTTTGGCGGAGGAAGGCATCGAGAAATTCAGCATGAGACGCTTGGCAGACAAGCTGGGGATTCAGGCTCCATCTCTATACTGGTACTTCAAGAGCAAGCAGACACTCTACCAACGGCTGGCCAACCAGATATCAAAAATTATATTGGACGAGTTTCAGTCTGAAGGGGACTGGAAGGAGCAGATGGAGGGACTTGCGATCACCGTAAGGAGTGTGCTCAGCCGATACCCGTGTTCCACACAACTCATGATGATGACGCTGCCCCACGAACCGGACATGATTCGATTTACCAACCGCATGTTGCTCTGTATGGAATCAACACCACTAGAGCAAGAGCAGAAATTACAGGCCGTTCTCACGCTTGTGAACTATGTATTCTATTTCGTACTGGATGATTATCAGCATCAGCGCAATATTTCTGCTGTTCTTAAGGACCAGGAAGCACTTCAGGGTGAAGAGATGATCAACCTCCTGGACTCTATGAGTGAGAAGGAAGCTGGACTATTCAGCAGGATGTATAATAATGGTCTGTTTGAGGTGATGGGAACCGACGGAGCGTTTGAGTTCGGCTTGAAGCTGATTCTGTTGGGCATCGAACAAGTGATAAAGGAAGAAGAGAAGTAG
- a CDS encoding PRD domain-containing protein: MIIQKIFNNNAIVAKDALREEFVVMGKGVGFKKSVGDALDENLIEKLFILKPNETSEKFKTLLEDIPTDYVSLCYDIIEYARNRLKTPLSDYIYVTLTDHINNMIKLYDEGIKIVNPLTWEIKKIYPKEFEVGLKALEFIEESIGKRFPEDEAANIAQHLINPKVNSEYPEIADLGRQLEKINDILSIIQYTFNVVLDEKEVSYERFISHLKFFFQSLNQRREALIEDDFLFRQIRSKYTKAYECMLKIEKYLNTTLSDEDQLYLTIHIERITRKSIE, encoded by the coding sequence ATGATCATCCAAAAAATCTTTAACAATAACGCCATTGTAGCTAAAGATGCGCTCCGGGAAGAGTTTGTAGTTATGGGTAAAGGCGTTGGATTCAAGAAAAGTGTAGGAGACGCGCTCGATGAAAACCTGATCGAAAAACTATTCATTCTGAAACCCAATGAAACGTCAGAAAAATTCAAAACGTTGCTGGAAGATATCCCAACTGACTATGTTTCATTATGTTACGACATTATAGAATACGCCAGAAATAGACTCAAAACGCCCCTCAGTGATTATATTTATGTGACACTTACCGATCACATCAACAACATGATCAAGCTGTATGATGAGGGAATCAAAATTGTAAATCCGTTAACTTGGGAGATTAAGAAGATCTACCCCAAAGAATTCGAGGTAGGTCTGAAGGCACTGGAATTCATTGAAGAATCCATAGGCAAGCGATTTCCTGAAGACGAAGCAGCCAATATTGCACAGCATCTCATTAATCCCAAAGTAAACAGTGAGTATCCCGAGATCGCAGATTTAGGGCGACAATTAGAGAAGATTAATGATATTTTGTCCATCATCCAATATACCTTTAATGTTGTTCTGGATGAAAAAGAGGTAAGTTACGAACGGTTCATTAGCCATCTAAAATTCTTTTTCCAAAGCTTGAATCAGCGGCGAGAAGCGTTGATCGAAGACGATTTCCTGTTTAGACAGATCAGATCCAAATATACCAAAGCATATGAGTGCATGTTGAAAATCGAGAAGTATCTCAATACTACATTATCAGATGAAGATCAATTATATCTCACGATTCACATCGAAAGAATCACACGAAAATCAATTGAATAA
- a CDS encoding MFS transporter, producing MTTKRNHLLVFILTFGVFGILNTEMGVIGILPLIAEHYQVSISTAGLIVSLFALAVAVSGPILPLLFSGMNRKHVMLIVLGIFIVGSLVSAITSNFTVLVIARVVPAFFHPVYCSLAFTVAAASVPKEEAPKAVAKVFVGVSAGMVLGVPLSSLIATSTSLFYAMLFFAAVTVVAFVATLLFVPSMPVTKRISIGTQLYVLRRSVIWLSIAGVIFMNGAVFGVYSYLAEFLKTVTRYDWNTVSVMLFLYGLANMVGNMLAGKLLANHPLRTVKMYPIALIAVYILLFTFGQFSVPAAFLIFIWGILGGIGGNITQYWVVSAAPEAPELSNGIFLTSSNLGTTLGASVCGLILTGISTQYIVVGGIVFLIFSIVTNYFRISMTGRIKSSNVEG from the coding sequence ATGACGACTAAACGAAACCACCTGCTTGTATTCATTCTGACCTTTGGTGTATTCGGTATATTAAATACGGAAATGGGCGTAATCGGAATCTTGCCTTTGATTGCAGAACATTACCAGGTCAGTATCTCAACCGCTGGTTTAATTGTGAGTCTTTTTGCGCTTGCGGTTGCTGTATCTGGTCCGATTTTACCCTTATTATTTTCGGGCATGAACCGCAAGCATGTCATGTTGATTGTGCTTGGCATTTTTATTGTGGGAAGCCTGGTCTCCGCCATAACATCAAATTTTACAGTATTGGTCATTGCACGTGTCGTTCCGGCCTTTTTCCATCCTGTCTATTGCTCATTGGCATTTACCGTCGCTGCGGCGTCAGTCCCCAAGGAAGAAGCGCCGAAGGCTGTGGCTAAAGTATTTGTTGGCGTGTCAGCAGGCATGGTGCTTGGAGTACCCCTTTCGAGCTTGATTGCTACCAGCACATCGTTGTTCTATGCGATGTTGTTCTTTGCCGCCGTAACAGTCGTCGCATTCGTAGCAACACTTCTGTTCGTGCCCTCAATGCCAGTTACGAAAAGAATCTCGATCGGTACTCAACTGTATGTATTGAGAAGATCCGTGATTTGGCTATCCATTGCTGGTGTGATCTTCATGAACGGAGCCGTATTTGGGGTCTATAGTTACCTTGCCGAGTTTCTGAAAACCGTGACCAGATATGACTGGAACACCGTTAGTGTGATGTTATTTCTATATGGCTTGGCCAATATGGTTGGGAACATGCTGGCAGGGAAACTGCTCGCTAATCACCCGTTAAGAACAGTCAAGATGTATCCAATTGCACTAATTGCTGTTTACATCTTGCTGTTCACCTTCGGACAATTCAGCGTGCCAGCAGCCTTCCTTATTTTCATTTGGGGAATCTTAGGAGGCATAGGGGGCAACATTACTCAATATTGGGTGGTATCTGCAGCACCAGAGGCACCCGAATTGTCGAATGGGATCTTTCTAACCTCTTCCAACCTGGGAACAACACTTGGCGCTAGTGTATGTGGACTAATCTTAACTGGAATAAGTACACAATATATTGTAGTTGGAGGAATCGTATTTCTAATATTTAGTATTGTAACGAATTACTTCAGAATCTCCATGACTGGTCGAATAAAGAGTTCAAATGTCGAAGGATAA